The nucleotide window TCCAAGGAGGTAGAAGGACGATGGCCTCACTGTGGACGGGGCCCCTGGTGAAGGGCCCCTGGTGCCCTTCTAGGGATCTGGAGGGGCCGAGGAGCCCATAAACACAGAGGGCGGGCAaggagggaagggcaggaggagaggggcagAGCTGTGGGGCGGAGGGAGGCGAGAGTACGAAGGGCCAACAGCTCACCTGGTAGAATCGGTTGCTGTTAACCTCAGCTGCACTGGGTGCATCTgggggtgtttttttcttttggccgtgccacgcggcttgcgtgatcttagttcctgaccacgGATTgacccctgggccctggcagtgaaagccctgagtcctaaccactggatgacCAGGAAactcccatgttttctttttttaaaaaattaattaatgaattaatttttggccgctttgggtcttccttgctgcgcgcgggctttctctagttgcagcgagcgggggctgctcttcgttgtggtgcgggggcttctcattgcggtggcttctcttgttgcagagcacgggctctaggcgcacgggcttcagtagttgtggcacgtgggctcatgGGCTcacgtagttgtggctcacaggctctagagcacaggctcagtagttgtggcgcacgggcttagttcctccgcagcatgtgggatcttcctggaccagggctcgaacctgcgtgccctgcattggcaggcggattcttaaccactgcgccaccagggaagtcccccccaccccgccccatgtTTTCTTAAACGCAGCTGTACTTCTGTCACTTCCCCAAGATTCCATTTGAGCTGTCCACCATTGTTTTGGATGATTTTTGTTATAATTTCTGCTTCTATCTTCCTTTCACTTCTGCCTCATCTCCTTCaatctcttatttttctatttcagcaTTTACTTCCTAAAAATGAGGACATTTGCCTATGTAACCACAATACTGTTATCACATCTTTGTCtgggctgctacaacaaaatatcacaggctgggtaacttataaacaacagaagtttatatctcacagctctgaaggctgggaggtccaagatcaaggcaccagcacgGTCGGCTGAgggctttcttcctggttcatagccagCATCTCCTTGCTATGTCCTcaggtggaaggggcaagggagctctgtAGGGTCTCTTTCATAACGGCACTAATCCCTTTCACGAGGCTTCCATTCTCATAACCTAAGCACCTCTCAAAGGGTCCACCTTCTAGTACCATCATCTTTGaaggttagggtttcaacatacgaattttggtgGAGGGCACATCCAGATCATAGCAACATCCAAGATATTTAACATTGGTACTAAAATATTATCTAATGTATATTCCATATTTAAATACTTGTAAATCCCCCCCAATTGTCCactataggtttttttttttttaaacatccagGATCCAAGCAGGAGTAATGTATCGCATTTGGTAGTTTTTCTCCAGTCTTTAGAATACTTCCTCTATCACAGTTGACTTTTTAAAGTCCAGGCCAGTTATTTGGTAGAGTATCTCACAATCCAGTCTGATTAATATCATGAGGAAATAATCAGGGTAAACATTTTGGTAAGGATGCTACATAGGTAATGTGGTATATTTCCCGTTACTTCCCACTATAGTACATACCTGGGAAGATGACTAAAAAAACGCAACCCAGTACTGTGGTACCATCCCTATAGATTTAAAGTTCTCCTAACAAATAGAAAGTGCAGTTGGGGGGCAGAGAAGATTGAGGGAGGCCACAGAATGAACGCCCTTTGGAGACAATCTTGGTTGAGTGGTGCTGGTTGAAACCAGATGGCCCTTGTAATCACTCAGGGGAGGCAGTGGACCTGTGGCTTCAGGGGAACAATGTCACTCCAAATAAACACATCATAAATAAAACGTGTGCCCCCGGTGTGGAAAACCCAGGTCCCACCCCAGGGCGAAGTCAGAGGTCAAGGTGCACAGGGACCTCGCCTGAAACAAGAGCAGCGATCGCCATAACCCTTTCTCTGCCCACACGTGAGCTGGTGGGTGGTGTTGGGCACTTCCTCTGAGCGATGCAGATCCACTAGAGCACATACAGGGATCAGGGTGGGGTGAAGATTTCAAAACTATATCTTCGGGgaattcctggtggtccagtggttaggactcggcgctttcactgctgagggcccaggttcagtccctggtcagggaactaagatcccgcaagccgtgtggtgcagccaaaaaaacccagaaaaaacaaaaaccatgtcTTCAAAAGCTGTTTGAAGGAGCCGGAATGTGTAGCCTGACTGCAAGAATTATCCTGGGGGACGTTACAGTGCttcattctctcatttatttcttagACAAACACTTATGACACACCCACTCTGGGACCAtgctgtgctgggctctgggagTGCCAGGGGGACAAACACATTGCCCTGCCTCCAAGGAGTTCACAGTCCTGTGGGGAACCAGCACGTTTGGGTACCTTCAAGTAGGCTGGCACTCAGAAGAGGAAGCCCTTTGATGATGTTTAAGACCCATGGGTGAAAGTTACCGGAAGTCAGACTTGAGTTCCATCCTATTAGACCTGCGCTCCCTAACGAGCTCCCTgaggtggggttttgttcctggtCACTGGAGTAGGTAAGCAGAGTGCCGGGGAGGACACAGGAACAGGCTTTTTTGTTCCACAAGTCATGTAAAGTCAAATTGCATGAAGAAATCTTACTTGAAGCATTCACTGAAGTTTTTCGCAAGAGAGTCCAGTATATGAAGATGTTTCATCATCTCCCTGATAACCAGGGATTGTCTAGGGCTGCTTGTCTGGAGATGTCAGAGATCTGTTGTGTCTCTTACTTTGAAAACAAGGGAGTTTTTGTCCCTTTTTATAGGTGGGAAGCCTGAGCCAGAGAAGTCATGTAACTTTCCAAAGTCCCACAGCACAGACGAAAAGTCcttggtggacttccctggtggttcagtggttaagactccgcgctcccagtgcaggggcacgggttcagtccctggttggcaaactaagataccacatgccacatagtgtggcaaaaaaaaaaaaaagtcctcggCCTCCTCATCCTGACCTTCCTTACCAGCTCAGTGATTCTCAAAAGCAGCAGCTCTGTTGCTGGCAGAAGGAACAGTAATAAGGAGCCCTGGGGCTCTTATTCCACTTTTCGTTCTAGCTCCAAGCCTTCTTCGTGGTGTCAGACGACATCATGGATTCATCCCTCACCCGACGGGGCCAGATCTGCTGGTATCAGAAGGTAAAGTGGGCGGGAAGGTAGCGGTGGGCATGGGAACAGGCCACGGGGAGATGGTCACGTGGAGCCTGTGGAGGTGTTCAGAGTTACAGGTTCTTGGTATGAGTCTAGGCCAAAGACTGATTGcttgtttttctgtgtctttgaCAGCCAGGCATAGGTTTGGATGCAATCAATGACGCTTTCCTTCTGGAAGCATGTGTCTACCGCCTGCTGAAGTTCTACTGCCGGGAGCAGCCCTATTATATGAACCTGATTGAGCTCTTCCTGCAGGTGTGCTGCAGACCAGGGCTCAGTGCCCAGAGGCTGCCCACAGTAGCCTTGGCCTCTGTAGGACATTCTCGTCTAGCTTGTTTCGGGACACAGGAGATACCTCGGTTTGCCTGGATGGGGAAGTAATTGAGGAAGGGAattggggagggtggtggtggcgAGAGGGGCTTCTGTGTCTCTGTGACTGAGGAGTCGTAAGGGATGGTGTGTGTGACTGGATGGGCCTTGAGTCTTgggcccctctctccctcctgctgtCTTTCTGACTGCCCAGGTGTCAACTGGTATGGGATGTAGGGCCCAAGATTTCAGGGTTCTCCAGCCCTGGAGAAAGCCCAGGTCATGGGCCATTTTCCTCTTCCTTAGAGTTCTTATCAGACTGAGATCGGACAGACCCTGGACCTCATCACGGCCCCCCAGGGCAATGTAGATCTTGGCAGATTCACTGAAAAGAGGTGAGGGACAATGGGAACCATATCTGGACAGTGAGggagggctggggcgggggcaTTATCCTTCTGAGGAGTTTATCTTCTCCCTGTGCTCAGGTACAAATCTATTGTCAAGTACAAGACAGCTTTCTACTCCTTTTACCTTCCTGTAGCTGCTGCTATGTATATGGTGAGTGAGCCTCCCCACCCTCGCTGCCTTGCCCATGTGGGCTTTTGGATAGGAGGCCACAGGGCAGACAACTTTGGACAGTCTGGTGCCCCCACTGAATGGCTGTGTGatcctgagcaagttacttaatctctctgagtctgtttcctcagctgtaagatGAGGATAAAAATCCCCACCCATGGAACTATTGTGAAAATTAACTGAGTGGTTAATATGAATGTGGATGGCCCATCAAGGGGGAACAATAAATCCTCCATCTGAGTACGGATAGGAGTGGGGAGGATATAATTCAGGCTGAGAGGGAGGAGACTGGATTCGGAGGTGGTCAGTGGGATTAACTGTCTGTGCTGACCTTCTCCAAGTTTCCTTTTTATCCTGAAAGAATTTGGAAATGGCGAAAAGATTAGGAAGAAGGATCAGTGACTCAGGGACTGAGCCTTGTGAGAGAAGAGATAGTCTGAGGGCCTCCAGAATGGACTCACCTCTGCCATGACTCACAGGAAGACCCAGCTAAAATAAGTGGGATGGGGGCTGGGCCATCAGTCAGGATTTCCTAGATCAGGGAAGCCAGGGATGTCTGAAAGGAGAGGACAGAAGATTTGGGGGCTGCACTGGGGCAAGACCTCGTGGAATGAAGCGGCCACAGGAAGATGAAGGTATCTCTGGTGTATGGCTTGTTAATCCCCTTTTCACTGTAGGCGGGCATTGATGGGGAGAAGGAGCATGCCAATGCCAAGAAGATTCTGCTGGAGATGGGAGAGTTCTTTCAGATTCAGGTAGGAAGGCATGAGGCACTGGCAGAGAAAAGGCTCCAActttcctctttccctgcctTGGAGCCTCTTCATTCCTCCTTTTCTGCACCTGCCCCCACCCAGGATGATTACCTTGATCTCTTTGGGGATCCCAGTGTGACGGGCAAGATCGGCACTGACATCCAGGACAACAAGTGCAGCTGGCTGGTGGTTCAGTGTCTGCAACGGGCCTCTCCGGAACAGCGCCAGATCCTGCAGGTGCCTGAGAGAGGGCTGTGGATCCCTGAGCTGCTGAAAAAGGGGATAGAGCAGTGGTTCTTCAGTGAGGGTGATTTTGACCCCCCAGAGGACGTTTGGCAGTGtcaggagacatttttttttgtcataacttggtgtgtgtgcatgtgtcacAGGTacttctagtgggtagaggccagagatgctgcccaACATCTTACAATGCATACAGTAGCTTTCCACACAAAgtattatccagcccaaaatttCAAATGTGCCAAGGGTTGGGAAACCCTGGactagaggaaactgaggcctgagccACTATCTGAGCAtttgggatggggatggggagggggaggttcAAGATCTTAGATACTAAGAGACACTTGAAACTGGAGGCAGGGATGGAGTGAATGGCATTGGAGATGTTCTGGAATATCTggatgggggaaggagaggggaccTGGAGGTGCTGGGGGGAGATTAATAAGCCCATTTTCCTGCCTCCAATCCTTCAGGAGAACTATGGGCAGAAGGAGGCCGAGAAGGTGGCCCGGGTAAAGGCGCTATACGAGGAGATGAATCTtcgggctgtgttcacgcagtaCGAGGAACACAGTTACAGCCACATTATGGGTCTCATTGAGCAGTATGCTgcgcccctgcccccagccatcTTCTTGGGGCTAGCAAACAAGATCTACAAGCGGAAAAAGTGACTTAGAGACTGTGAAGGTGGAGGGGGAGGCTCTCAATAAATTGTTGTCTAACCTGTGGTTCTTCTGTTCCTGCTTGTGCCAGCCAGGGGCGCAGCTCTGTCTAGAatgggcagggtggggggcagttGCATGGAAGCGAGGACCTCGGGCCTTGGCTTCAGGACCCTCTTGGGACTGAAAGCTTAGGCTGCATCAAAAGCCATTGAGCCGGGCCTGGTTGGGTGACACAGGCGAGACGTCAAGCGCTGGGGGCTGGGTCTGAGCCACGCCACGCCCATGCGTGAAGGGGCGCGGCTGCGCAGCGCTGGCGCCGGTtgtcccagctcccctcccctccagtctGTGCAGGCCGGGCGGGGACCCGAGCTGCGAAGGAGCAGACGCTGGAGCGGTTGCAGGAGGACCCTGGTGAGGATGGCTCGTCCTGTGGGTGTGGATGGACGGGTTGGGGCATGCGGGGTGGGGCAAGAGAGGTTAGCGGTAAAAAATGAATAGAGAAGGGGTGGGGTGGTAGCTGGATGATAGAGACAAATGGGGAGAGAATGGATAGATAGACGCGCTGGTTTTCGGAGCAGGGTGAACGTGCACCGTGGCTGGAGGCCGGAGCTCGGGGTCTGTGCCGGCTGGCCTAACTGCCAGGCGGAGTTGACATGATGACGGCTGCTCCGTCCTTTCCCCCACGCCCGCCCCTTTCCTGCATCAACCAGCCAAACGAGCCTCCCCACCACCCAATTTCAGAGCATCTGGGCGGGGCGTCCCTTGACCCCTTCCCCTGGGAGTGAGGGGCAGGCTGGGGAGCAGAGCCAGATTGCAGCAGAGAGGACCCGGAGTCCATTCTGGGCCCCATTCTTTTCCAAGCCCCTGCACCTCCAAGGAGATCGAGAGCGCAGCCGCATTCTCTGACCCTCCCCGCCCCATTCCTGGGGGGTTACATTCGACTCCACCTGCAAACACTGCAGCGGAAACTAATGGCCAGTCGATGTCTATTTGCATCTCATTTAAATATTGTCCAAGGCGCCTTTCCAGGCCTGCCCCAGCCGTCAGTCACCTCCGTGTCCTTCCCGCGGCCCGCTCCCTCACTGGCTGGGTTTCACCATCCCTGTCTTCTAGGGCTGCATCTGCGGTTGCCAGGTAGGTGGATGTGAGAGGCCTGCTCCTCATTCTCTAGAGGCCATCCCGTCGCCGCTGGCACCATGCTGTCCCCTCAGAGGGCTTTACTCTGCAACCTCAACCACATCCACCTCCAGCATGTCTCTCTGGGCCTGCACTTGTCCCGCCGTCCGGAGCTTCGGGAGGGGCCCTTGAGCACATCCCCTCCCCCAGGTGACACTGGGGGCAAGGAGAGCCGGGGCCCCTGCAGCGGGACCTTGGTGGACGCCAATTCCAACAGCCCAGCCGTTCCCTGCCGATGTTGCCAGGAGCATGGGCCAGGCCTAGAAAACCGGCAGGACCCAGCACAGGACGAAGAGGGGGCTGCCTCTCCCTCAGACCCGGGTTGCTCCTCCTCTCTCAGCTCCTGCTCAGATCTTAGCCCTGATGAGTCCCCCATCTCGGTCTActccagggacctccctggcaatGAGGATGTCCACCCTCAGCCCAGCATCATTCCTCTGGAGCAAGGCTCCTCACTGGCTTCTGCAGGTCCAGGCGCCTGCTCCCCAGACAGCTTTTGTTGCTCTCCTGATTCCTGCTCTGAAGCTTCCTCTCCACCTGGCTCTGGCCTGGACTCCAACTGCAATGCCCTGACCACCTGCCAGGACCTGCCTTCCCCAGGACTAGAGGAAGAGGATGAGGCTGAGGAGCAGGACCTCCCTACCTCTGACCTCCTAGAGGCTGATGATGGGAAAATCGATGCTGGGAAAACCGAACCCAGTTGGAAAATCAACCCCATTTGGAAAATTgacaaagagaaaactgaagctggCTGGAAAATCACTGAGAACAATAACTCTGATTGGAAAGTCAATGGGAATATTAACTCTAGCTGGAAAACTGAACCTGGAAAATTCGACTCCGGTTGGAAGACCAATACAGGAATAACTGATACGGGCTCCAAAACAGATGCAGGGAAAACTGATGGGGAATGGAGAAGTGACGTCAGCAAGGAGCCGGTGCCCCACCGGACAATCACGTCCTTCCACGAGCTGGCCCAGAAGCGCAAGCGGGGCCCAGGGCTGCCCCTCGTGCCGCAGGCCAAGAAAGACCGCAGTGACTGGCTCATCGTCTTCTCGCCAGACACCGAGCTGCCCCCCACGGGGTCGCTCGGTGGCTCCCCGGCGCCTCCCCGGGAAGTCACCACCTTCAAGGAACTCAGGTCCCGAAgccgggccccgcccccgccagtCCCGCCCCGAGACCCCCCAGCTGGCTGGTCCTTGGTCCCGCCCCGGCCCCCACCTCCACCCGTCCCTCCACGGAGGAAGAAGAACCGACCTGGGCTGCAGCCCATAGCAGAGGGGCAGCCCGAAGAGGGCAGGGCGGGGAGCCCAGCTGCTGGTGAGGAGGCCCCAGCCGCAAAGGAGCCGGAGGAACCAGGCCCGCAGGCCGGCGTTGAGGGTAAGAGGCCACAGGAGGTAGCGAGAGGAGGGCTGGGCTTTGGCCTCGCCCACACCTCCAAAGCTTCCAACCCGACCCCCTGTCTCCCCTCCATTCTGTGTCACCCATCCTTCCCGTCCCCTTCTACCAGGGAGCGCTCCGGGAAAGGGAAACGGGGTGGGTCCTTGGGTTACGGGACTAACTCTTTGCTCCCTCTTTCTCCCGCCCCTCCTTGCCTGGCTGCCCATCCCGCTGGCCTCCTTCCCCTCCGCACCTGCCCCGCCAATCCTGCCTGCAGCCAGTCCCCTCCCGCTCCCTCGGCCTCTGGTTTTCCGGTTCTCGGCTGACGGGCGCCCCCTGTTGGAGGGTGGGGGCGCGGCCGCAGCTGGGTCTCTGCTCCTGGCGCCTCTGGCCGGCTGGCCCGGCGCTGGGCTGCGGCTACTGGGGGCGCCGAGTcccccagaggagcagctgctgcCTGTCCGCCTGTCCCCGGTGGGGGCCTATTCGCCTCCGGCTAGGGGGGACCTGCCTTGCCTGGCCAGCCCTGAGCTGGCACTGCTGCTGTCCCCGCTCTTTCCCAGAAGTAGCACCTTCCCCGCCGCGGCTTCCCCACTCCGCCAGGTACCCGCCCCCCCGCTGCCACGGCCACCTCGTCCGCCGAAGGCCCCTCGCTGGACCAGGAGCCCACCGCCTCCTCCCAGGCTACGTAAGAAGGACCCGGGCCAGCCCCGCGGGCCACGCCTCAGGCGGGGCTGCCCCGCCCACTCCAAAGCCCCACCCATCCTCGCCCAGACCTATTCTGGGTCCTGCCCTTCAACCTGGGCAGATTCTAAGTTCATTGGTACTGGGGAGTCTGGCCCTGCTGGCTCCCTGTACTGGGCAAAGGTTGCTGCTTTTTCCGCTTCGTGGCCCGGCCACTCTCCCTCGAGGCCCGGGCATAGTGGATACGGGCTTAGCAGGCTTTCATGCGTTTAAGGGAGTCCCAGCAAGTCCATTGGTAAGGACCTTGGGTCACACCCTCTGTGGAATTCTCTGGCCAGTGCAGTTCGAGCCTGATCCCCACCTTGCTCGGGAAGGGTAAAGGGTGAAGTTCGCTGAGCTCATTGGCTGAGGGGGTTCTGGTCACTCCTTCTCCATGGGGCCAGCCCCACGTGGGCTGCAGCGGGCACCCTCCTCCGAGATGCTGGCGCAGGACCCCGGTTTCCCCTTTCCGGCGCCTTCCAGCCTCCCAATCCTTGGGTCTCCTCTCCCCctgtctctcctccctttcccGTCTGTCTGTCTTTCCATTGGTCCAGGCTCCCCACGTGCTCCTTGGGTCCCTGCAGACCTGACAAGGGCCCCAGGCGGCGGGCACAAtgctgcccctcccttccctcgcCCTGTCATCTCCCGCCTTACAGGCCTCTGCCTGGCAGGCGGGAGGTGAGCGCGGCTGCCCCACCTCGGGACTTCCGGGATCGAGGAGCTGGGCGGTGAGGAAGGGAAATAGGAACCGGGAAGTGGGGAGCAGGATGGCAGTGCTGAGATATGTGCAGGATTTCACTCTGGGAGCCCGGGTCGAGCTGCCGTATGCTCCACCCAGCTCTGTGCTCCCTTTCCCAAGACTTCAAGGGCAGGGATGCTGCAGACCCGCGGGAGATGACCCGtgtggaagcctggagtccttGAGGTAACCCCTGGTGTCACTGCGTTCTTCCCTTACCCCAGTCCGTAGTTCCTGGTCGTTCACCGGCGTCCCCGGGGACCAGCGACTGTGGATGGCAGAAGCCCAGAGTGGGACTGGCCAGCTGCAGGAGCAGAAAAAAGGTAGGACACCCTGACTTCCGACCCTTGGTTTGGGAATCAACTTCCCCTCGCTTTAGGCCCTCCTCTCTCAGGGTCAAATTGTGTAAACCGGGCTCTCCAAGTCCCTTGGGGTTTGCCTAGGGAGAGACAGGGGGCTTTGACgcttcttcccttccctggcccccacccaggtCTCCTGATAGCTGTCAGCGCTTCAGTGGATAAAATCATCTCGCACTTTGGGGCCGCCCGGAACTTAGTGCAGAAGGTGAAGGTGCCTGTGGGAAGGGCGTTGGGGTTGAGGAGGTGAATGTAGCTCTGAGGTGCAGGAGCAATCGGCGGGGAGAAGGCTGGAGGTATCTCTGGACCCATGCCCATTGCACTGCCTCCAGGCCCAGTTGGGGGATAGCCGTCTGAGCCCAGATGTGGGGCACCTTGTGCTGACCACCCTTTGTCCGGCCCTCCATGCCCTGGTGGCCGACGGGCTGAAGCCTTTCCGGAAAGACCTCATCACTGGGCAGCGCCGGAGCAGCCCCTGGAGCGTGGTGGAGGCGTCTGTGAAGCCAGGTGAAGGGGGAGGAGTGTGGGGCTGGGCGGGCGGGGGCAGGGACTGGGGCAGGGACTGGGCCTAGCTGACTGCGCCCTGTGTCCTCAGGCTCCAGCGCCCGTTCCCTCGGAACCCTGTATGGCCAGGTCAGCCGTCTGGCCCTGCTAAGAAGCAGCCGTAGCCGCTTCCATGCCTTCATCCTGGGCCTCCTCAAGTGAGTGGCCTTCTTTCTGGCATCCCTCCCATGGCCTGGAGATGGCAGGAGTGTCATGGGTGGGACACATGGTGGGTGCCCCATGTCCCCAGAGAAGGCCTTCCCTCTTCCAGTCTCATCTCCCATCCTCCACCCACAGGGGGCTGGAGTCCTCCACCTCCTTGAACTtctgttccctcctctctcccccagcaCTAAGCAGTTGGAGCTGTGGTTTTCCAGTCTCCAGGAAGATGCAGGTCAGAGGCTCAGATGGGAGAGGATGGGGGTGCTAGGCTGGGGCCGGTGGGGGAAGGGATCTCTTCTGTTGGTTCCCCCTGGTGCCAGATCTTACTACTCTCTTGCTTAAAACTCTTTCAAGGAGTCTTATTGTCCATAGGAGGAACGACCCAAATCCTCACCGTAACCTCCAAAGTCTTGGTTATCTGGCCTCTGCCTTCTTCTGCTCGCTGCCTTCAGGTCTGGGGCTTTCCCTGGTCCTGTGACAGTCTTCCTTTCCTGttcttcctgccccagggccctaTTTTTACTATCCCTCCACCTAGAATAGGGcttcctgcccctcctgcctcctcaTTAACTTTCATTCATCCTTCGGGTCCTTCTTCAGCGAGGCTCTACCCCCAACCTCAAACTAGGCTAACTCGCCCCCATTCCACACCCCGCTCGCCCATTTTGCTCCCATGGCCCTCAAGTCCTCCTTTTCGTTATAGATTTGTCACCACACGTTCTACGTGTGTCTCCCTCTCTAGGCCGTGGTTCCACACAGGCGGGGATGTGGCAGCTCTGCACCCCTCCGTgtccccctctctctgccccagtgCCCAGCATAGTAAGAGGCCTGGGAGGATGTTCGCCGATTGGTGGGCTGATGCTCTGGACTAGGCCCAGAGCAGGGGCTGATGTTAGCCTGCTCTTTCCCAGGCCTGCTGTCCCTTCTGTACCTGCCCACCGGCTTCTTCTCCCTGGCCCAGGGCGGCTGCCCCTCCTTGTCCACGgagctgctgctcctgctgcagcCGTTGTCGGTGCTCACCTTCCACCTGGACCTGCTTTTTgagcaccaccaccacctgcccctGGGCCTGCCTCAGGCCCCTGACCCCCCAGGCTCGCCTCCAGCCCTGCAGCAGACTGTGCAAGCCATGCTGCACTGGGGGGGTCGGCTGGCCCAGAGCCTCCGGGGGGCTTCTGGGGAGACCCCTCCAGGCCCTTCGGCCCCCTCAAGCCCGCCTACCCCAGGCAGCTGGTGGGAGCAGCTGACCCAGGCTTCCCGGGTCTACGCCTCTGGCGGCACCGAGGGCTTCCCTCTTCCCCGATGGGGATCGAGGCATCACAGGACTGCAACTGAGGTCGCACAGGAGAGGTCCCTGCCCACAGAGGAAGCTGCACCAGGCAGAGGCGTATGGCTGGGGAGACTGTTTGGAGTGCCTGGGGGCCTCACAGAAACTGAGAGTGGAGCCCCAAAGTCCAGGTAATGGGGTTCCTGGTCCTCTCCATGACTTCTGATCTCCTCTCAGAGCCCTCAGTCACcccaatttgttttttttttttggccgtgccacacaggttgtgggatcttagttcttggaccagggattgagAACCTGggacccagcagtgaaagcgccgagtcctaaccactggaccagggaattccctcagtcACCCCAATTTGAAACTCAGTAGGGATCCTTTAGGTCAGAGGTTAACAGTCTGGCTTTTCTACAGCCCTGAAGTAAAAATGGTTATATTCTTAAGTCGTTAAGTTTTAACAGTTATGTAAATACCTGCGTAATATTGTCCATTTTGCCTCTTGGCCCTCAAAGCCAAGAATACTTTCTGGccctttagaaaaaaagaaaaagttcgcCAACTCCTGCTCTAGGTTTTGACCATTGGTAGCTCTTTAATGGCTTCAGGTACTCTCTAGTGACCCTCTGGATCTAAGCCTGCTGGTTCCATAGGTCCCTTTGTAGTTTTTGGTGTTGTAGACGTTCGTTGTCACCTCCCTAGTCACCCTAAAGGTAACTGTCCCACAACTGCCACTCTGCCGTCAGCAGTGACCAATCCTGACCTCTTTTGAACCACAGTTGCGTCCCTcagcctcttcctccctccaaaGTCCTGGGTACTTGGGTTCTTTTTATGGAGGTGGGTTGACCTCTGTGACCCTGCATCCTTTCCTCCAGGAGACCATCCAGCTGGCTGCCCCCGACAGTGAGTGTGTTGGCTCTGGTGAAGCGGGGGGCACCTCCCGAGACTCCCTCTTCTCCTAAGGAACTTGAGGTCTCGGCACCCAGCACAGCGCAGACCCACAGGTAAGGAGGGTCGGGGAGAAAGTGGTGTGCGTGTTATacctatgtgtttttctgtcttcacaGAGTGGATGGGAGGCGGTGTAAACGGCCTTGGGCTGTAAAGTCAGTGCTTGGTTTGCGTTGCATCTTTGCTATTTATTATTGGTGTGACACTAatttctctgaaccttagtttctttctctgtaaaaagAGGATAATTTATACTTTTGTTATGGTTGTCATGAAGACTAAACGTGCTTTTATTCAATATAAAAGCATTTGGCACACAGAAGGTGCCCGGTTAGTGGTAACTTTTATTATGTTATGTGTATACGAATGCACACGTGTGTCCACTGGGGCACTGTTCTTCTCTTTAGAGGGGTCTTCTAATTTGGTATGAGGGGCTGCGTTGACTTTAGGGTCTGGCTTCGGTTCTCTCAATCCATTGAATTAGGCTTCTTGATTTTCCATTCGATTACTTTTCAGGTACTTACTATGTAC belongs to Pseudorca crassidens isolate mPseCra1 chromosome 2, mPseCra1.hap1, whole genome shotgun sequence and includes:
- the RUSC1 gene encoding AP-4 complex accessory subunit RUSC1 isoform X5, with amino-acid sequence MLSPQRALLCNLNHIHLQHVSLGLHLSRRPELREGPLSTSPPPGDTGGKESRGPCSGTLVDANSNSPAVPCRCCQEHGPGLENRQDPAQDEEGAASPSDPGCSSSLSSCSDLSPDESPISVYSRDLPGNEDVHPQPSIIPLEQGSSLASAGPGACSPDSFCCSPDSCSEASSPPGSGLDSNCNALTTCQDLPSPGLEEEDEAEEQDLPTSDLLEADDGKIDAGKTEPSWKINPIWKIDKEKTEAGWKITENNNSDWKVNGNINSSWKTEPGKFDSGWKTNTGITDTGSKTDAGKTDGEWRSDVSKEPVPHRTITSFHELAQKRKRGPGLPLVPQAKKDRSDWLIVFSPDTELPPTGSLGGSPAPPREVTTFKELRSRSRAPPPPVPPRDPPAGWSLVPPRPPPPPVPPRRKKNRPGLQPIAEGQPEEGRAGSPAAGEEAPAAKEPEEPGPQAGVEASPLPLPRPLVFRFSADGRPLLEGGGAAAAGSLLLAPLAGWPGAGLRLLGAPSPPEEQLLPVRLSPVGAYSPPARGDLPCLASPELALLLSPLFPRSSTFPAAASPLRQVPAPPLPRPPRPPKAPRWTRSPPPPPRLLRSSWSFTGVPGDQRLWMAEAQSGTGQLQEQKKGLLIAVSASVDKIISHFGAARNLVQKAQLGDSRLSPDVGHLVLTTLCPALHALVADGLKPFRKDLITGQRRSSPWSVVEASVKPGSSARSLGTLYGQVSRLALLRSSRSRFHAFILGLLNTKQLELWFSSLQEDAGSWWEQLTQASRVYASGGTEGFPLPRWGSRHHRTATEVAQERSLPTEEAAPGRGVWLGRLFGVPGGLTETESGAPKSRRPSSWLPPTVSVLALVKRGAPPETPSSPKELEVSAPSTAQTHRAVRALCDHNAAGPDQLSFRHGEVLHVIATVDEDWLHCGKDGVEGLVPVGYTSLVL
- the RUSC1 gene encoding AP-4 complex accessory subunit RUSC1 isoform X6 is translated as MLSPQRALLCNLNHIHLQHVSLGLHLSRRPELREGPLSTSPPPGDTGGKESRGPCSGTLVDANSNSPAVPCRCCQEHGPGLENRQDPAQDEEGAASPSDPGCSSSLSSCSDLSPDESPISVYSRDLPGNEDVHPQPSIIPLEQGSSLASAGPGACSPDSFCCSPDSCSEASSPPGSGLDSNCNALTTCQDLPSPGLEEEDEAEEQDLPTSDLLEADDGKIDAGKTEPSWKINPIWKIDKEKTEAGWKITENNNSDWKVNGNINSSWKTEPGKFDSGWKTNTGITDTGSKTDAGKTDGEWRSDVSKEPVPHRTITSFHELAQKRKRGPGLPLVPQAKKDRSDWLIVFSPDTELPPTGSLGGSPAPPREVTTFKELRSRSRAPPPPVPPRDPPAGWSLVPPRPPPPPVPPRRKKNRPGLQPIAEGQPEEGRAGSPAAGEEAPAAKEPEEPGPQAGVEVRSSWSFTGVPGDQRLWMAEAQSGTGQLQEQKKGLLIAVSASVDKIISHFGAARNLVQKVKAQLGDSRLSPDVGHLVLTTLCPALHALVADGLKPFRKDLITGQRRSSPWSVVEASVKPGSSARSLGTLYGQVSRLALLRSSRSRFHAFILGLLNTKQLELWFSSLQEDAGLLSLLYLPTGFFSLAQGGCPSLSTELLLLLQPLSVLTFHLDLLFEHHHHLPLGLPQAPDPPGSPPALQQTVQAMLHWGGRLAQSLRGASGETPPGPSAPSSPPTPGSWWEQLTQASRVYASGGTEGFPLPRWGSRHHRTATEVAQERSLPTEEAAPGRGVWLGRLFGVPGGLTETESGAPKSRRPSSWLPPTVSVLALVKRGAPPETPSSPKELEVSAPSTAQTHRAVRALCDHNAAGPDQLSFRHGEVLHVIATVDEDWLHCGKDGVEGLVPVGYTSLVL